The genomic segment GTATGCCGGAGGGAGAGTGAGTCTTTCCGGTCCGCCGACGCCGCGAAGGGTGTCGCCGGCCGGGGTCTCTTCGAGGTCGGTCATGACCCGGAGTTTGTGATTGAAATTCCGGAGAGAATCGACCTCCCGGTTCAGCAGATCAAGGTTCCGGCTGAAGGCCTGCAGTTGAAAGCGCTGGACCGTATTTTCCTTTCGCAGGGAATTGAACTCGGTCAACTCGCCTTTCATCCGGACATAATCGGAGACGAAATAGACCATCACGATTCCGATGACGAGCAAAACTGCAACTGCTGCGCTGATCAACTGAACCGGGGCAAAGGCGGGGACCCGGATCTTTCGAACCTTTGCCGTCGGATCGGACATAATCATGATTGTATATTTTTTCATATTTTTTCTTTGATGAAGTCGTAAAAAGTCGTTTTCCGGACTCCGTTCATGGTTCGACAGGCTACCGAGCATGGTGAGCCGGTCGAAGGGCTTCGTGACTTTTTACGACACCATCTTCTTTACGTCCCTTGATTATCGTGCCGTCATTCCACGGGGTTGAGAGGGTTTACCATATCTCAAAGGGGGCTGTCAATTTTTTTCACCCCTTCCTGCTTGGCAGTTACACTCTCCGCCTCCTCCCCCCTCCCCGGAGTACGGGGCGGACAAAAGAAAAAGGGCATCGCCCATACTTCTATTATACGGGAGAAAGAAAAAAAATGTCAATGTGCAATAAGGTTTCCACTTTTAGGCAGCGGAAGAAGAATCCCGGTCGTTCACGTCAGTTTCGTCCTCTCATCCAGGGGACATCCATCGCATCGGGGCTTGGGGGTGCAGTGAAGTTTTCCTACCCGGACGAAAAGGGCGTGGTATTCGTTGAACATCCGGACGTCATCGTCGAGGTGATCCATGAAGAGGGACTGGATCTCTTCGTAGGAACTTGTCTCGCCGCAGAGTCCGTGCCGGCTTAAGACCCGGTGAGTATAGGCGTCGACGACGAAGACAGGTCTTTTCGCTGCATAAAGGAGGATCGAATCGGCCGTTTCCGGGCCGATCCCGGGAACCGCAAGAAGTTCCCTCCGAAGCTCTTCCGTCTGCGTCCGGAACATCCTTGAAAGGTTTCCGTCGTACTCTCTCTGAAGAAAACGGCAGAAAGACCGAAGACGCTTCGTCTTGATATTGTAATAGCCTGAAGGACGGATCAGCTCGGCAAGCTTTCCGGGCGGGGTTTCTCGGAGGTTTTCATATCTCAGAAGATCTGCTTTCCGCAGGTTTGTAATCGCCCGCTCCACGTTCTTCCAGTTGGTATTCTGCGTCAGGATGGCGCCCAAGATGACCTCGAACCGGCTTTTTGCCGGCCACCAGTGCTGCGGGCCGTAGGCGGAAAAGAGTCTGTGGTAGATTTCATGCAGACGTGTGGCGGGATCAGGGGACATAAGGAACAATGTTGCTCTCCGGGGTTTCCTCGCCATGCAGGGGAAGGGGCGATCCCGCCGGTGTTTCGTACAGAAGCACGATCCCGCCCAGCGGAGATCGCCGGTGATTCAAAATGGGTGTAATATGGAGGTCGAGGTGGATCTCCCCGCCGCTTTTTTTCGGAAAGGGAACCCTGCCCGCCCGGTGCGTTTCGCCCGGATCAAGGGCCTTTTCGATTTTTTCCATGCAGGGGTGCAGGAAGAGATCGATTTCTTTCCCAAGGATTTCATCTTCCACGATGTCAAGAAGGACCAAAGCACGCGGATTGGCGGTAACGACGATTCGTTTTGTATTAAAAACCACAATCCCGCAGGGAACCGTTTCGAGGAGGGTATGAAAGAGACTTGATTGCCCTTCGATGGTCTCTTGACTCAACTCCGCCTGAAGGCGCGCCAGGTCCTCTTTTCGACTGCCGGTGACAATCATCTCCCGGATCCGATATTCCAGGTCCGCCAGGCGCCGGTTCTTTTCGATGAGCATCCGGGTCTGGTCCTGGATAATGGTCTGCAGTTGTTCAGTCTTGCTCATGGGGAATTCCTTTTGCCCTTTCATCCTCCATTGTAGGGTGAAGAGCCCCATTTTTGCAACCGGAATCTGTGATCGGATGCCTTCAGCCGGAACCGCCGGTCTCCGCATCGATCCAGGCCAGGTAGGGAGCCGAACCGTTCAGGATCGGTAGGGCAATGATCTCGGGCACTTCATAACTGTGCAGTTTCCGGACACGGGCCTCAATCCGCTCAAAGAGTTCCGCCCGGCTCTTCAGGATCAGGAGGACCTCCTCCGCTTCTTCTACCTTCCCGTTCCAGTGGAAAAGGGATTGCACACCGGGAAGGAGGTTGGCGCAGGCCGCAAGTCTCGTTTCCACCAGGTCCCGGGCCAGGGTGCGGGCCTCCTCTTTGGATGAGGCGGTAATGAGGATTACGATGGATGATTTCAAAGCGTTCTCCCGGCCGCAGCCCGTGCGGTGTCCATGATCTCTTTTAAAGGAAGGCCTTTTTCCAGGGCAAGTTTTCGGCAGACATCGTATTCCGGCGCACGGTTGACGATGGCCCCGTCGAGGAGGCCGATCTTGACGGGGATTTCTCCGTATCTTGTCTCCACATGGATCGTCCGGCGGTCGAGCTTTTCCCGGTACACCCGGCTGCGGCGAAGTCCGATGGCGGTGGTCTCCCGGAAAAGAAGCTGCTGCAGATGCTGTTCCCTTCCTTCGGGTGCCAGCAGACCGATCCGGACGGCGGGGCGGTTTTTTTTCATCTGGATGGGGGTGAAGAAGACGTCCAGCGCCCCTTCATCCAGCAGACGTTCCATGACATGCCCGAAGAGTTCCGGCGTCATGTCGTCGATATTGGTTTCGATCAGCCAGCAGGTGTCTGCGGTGTCTGCGGTCTCTTCCCCGATCATGATCCGGAGGCAGTTCGGACGGTCCGATGATTCCCGGCTTCCCAGGCCGTAACCGATGGAGCGGACCTTCATGCCGGGTTGTCCGCCGAAGCCGTCGGCCAGTCCGGTTAGCAGGGCGGCCCCCGTCGGTGTCGTCCACTCCCGGGCTTCTCCGTCGGCGTAAGTCGGTTTTCCCGTCAGGAGCAGGGCCGTCGCCGGAGCCGGGACGGGAAGGAGACCATGTTCCGTTTCCACGGTTCCGCTCCCCACGTTTACGGGCGAGGCGACGATCCTCTCGATGCCCAACCGTTCCAGCCCGGCCACGGTTCCCACGATATCGACGATGGCATCGACGGCGCCTACTTCGTGAAAATGGACTTCCGACGGATCGACACCGTGAATCCGGGCCTCCGCCTCCCCCAAAAGACGGAACACCCTGCCGCTCTTTTCTTTGACGGCCGGGGACAGGCTGCTCTGATGAATGAGGGCGAGGATCTCCTTCAGGTTCCGGCGCGGTTGATTTTCTCCGACCCGGACTTGAACATGAATGCCGGTGAGTCTCCCGCGTCGGGAGGACGCGGCATCAATCCGGTAACCTTTTACGGGGAGTTTATCCAGTTCTTCAACAAGGGCTTCCGTGGGAAGACCGGCATGGAGGAGCGCACCTAAGGCCATGTTGCCGCTGATGCCGGCAAAGCAGTCAAAATAGGCGGTTTGCAAGGCCGTTCTCCTTTCAGGGAATGGGAGTTGAATCTACCACAGGGACTATGCGGACTCAAGGGAAAAAGGTTCAGGATCATGCAGAGAAAATTTCTTGACTTGACTTTCTCTACCGGCTATCTTTCAAAAAGTTTCGGTGTCTTGACAATCCGCATTCCATGTCAAGGTTTTTTGTAAGGCACCTGGAGGAGAATTCTGCTTGGTCCCTGCGGAGGGGCGATCAGCAAAAGAGGAAGGGAGGCCGGCATGTCGGAAGGTGTTGTGAAGTGGTTTAATCCGGTGAAAGGGTATGGGTTTATCACCCAGGAAGAGGGCAAGGATGTA from the Deltaproteobacteria bacterium genome contains:
- a CDS encoding endonuclease III domain-containing protein, with product MSPDPATRLHEIYHRLFSAYGPQHWWPAKSRFEVILGAILTQNTNWKNVERAITNLRKADLLRYENLRETPPGKLAELIRPSGYYNIKTKRLRSFCRFLQREYDGNLSRMFRTQTEELRRELLAVPGIGPETADSILLYAAKRPVFVVDAYTHRVLSRHGLCGETSSYEEIQSLFMDHLDDDVRMFNEYHALFVRVGKLHCTPKPRCDGCPLDERTKLT
- a CDS encoding PAS domain-containing protein — translated: MSKTEQLQTIIQDQTRMLIEKNRRLADLEYRIREMIVTGSRKEDLARLQAELSQETIEGQSSLFHTLLETVPCGIVVFNTKRIVVTANPRALVLLDIVEDEILGKEIDLFLHPCMEKIEKALDPGETHRAGRVPFPKKSGGEIHLDLHITPILNHRRSPLGGIVLLYETPAGSPLPLHGEETPESNIVPYVP
- a CDS encoding divalent-cation tolerance protein CutA codes for the protein MKSSIVILITASSKEEARTLARDLVETRLAACANLLPGVQSLFHWNGKVEEAEEVLLILKSRAELFERIEARVRKLHSYEVPEIIALPILNGSAPYLAWIDAETGGSG
- the larC gene encoding nickel pincer cofactor biosynthesis protein LarC, translating into MQTAYFDCFAGISGNMALGALLHAGLPTEALVEELDKLPVKGYRIDAASSRRGRLTGIHVQVRVGENQPRRNLKEILALIHQSSLSPAVKEKSGRVFRLLGEAEARIHGVDPSEVHFHEVGAVDAIVDIVGTVAGLERLGIERIVASPVNVGSGTVETEHGLLPVPAPATALLLTGKPTYADGEAREWTTPTGAALLTGLADGFGGQPGMKVRSIGYGLGSRESSDRPNCLRIMIGEETADTADTCWLIETNIDDMTPELFGHVMERLLDEGALDVFFTPIQMKKNRPAVRIGLLAPEGREQHLQQLLFRETTAIGLRRSRVYREKLDRRTIHVETRYGEIPVKIGLLDGAIVNRAPEYDVCRKLALEKGLPLKEIMDTARAAAGRTL